In a genomic window of Rhinoraja longicauda isolate Sanriku21f chromosome 23, sRhiLon1.1, whole genome shotgun sequence:
- the LOC144604899 gene encoding transmembrane protein 60-like encodes MRMSLAQRVLMIWLFTLLFLIVLVLKLDDKAPWNWFLIFIPIWIFDAILLIMLVIKIVGRCKSGYDRNGTNLRKEVWYLCAMLLKLGFQLAVCARLEQFAQMKLSFIFIPLWLLIIGAMVDLGYNTYSMRQD; translated from the coding sequence ATGAGAATGTCATTAGCGCAGAGGGTTCTGATGATTTGGCTTTTCACGCTGCTCTTTCTTATCGTATTGGTGCTAAAACTGGACGATAAAGCTCCTTGGAACTGGTTCCTCATCTTTATCCCGATCTGGATTTTTGATGCTATCCTTTTAATTATGTTAGTCATAAAGATAGTAGGAAGATGTAAATCAGGCTATGACAGAAATGGTACTAACCTGAGAAAGGAGGTTTGGTACCTATGTGCGATGTTGCTTAAATTaggctttcagctggcggtgtgTGCGAGATTGGAGCAATTTGCACAAATGAAGCTCAGTTTTATTTTTATACCGCTTTGGCTCTTAATAATTGGAGCAATGGTGGATTTAGGATACAATACCTATTCTATGAGGCAAGACTGA